One Novosphingobium sp. EMRT-2 DNA segment encodes these proteins:
- a CDS encoding aldehyde dehydrogenase family protein — translation MPYHLLIDGALVDSADVIDVIDPTTAQPFAQSPRASAAQADAAILAAKRAQPAWEALGYEGRRPYLERFAEAITANLDSIAATLTRERGGPIADCRFEVSRARDAIAHFATQSLVDRVLLETPGQRIIEQRYAQGVLVAIMPWNRPMTLLSFKLGPALITGNTVIAKPAPTTPLSTLLLGQLAADIFPAGVFQTLVDANDLGPLLTSHPDVAHVSFTGSTPTGKKVLVSAADTLKRFTLELGGNDAAIVLDDADIAKVADRIFAAAFINAGQVCFATKRVYAPRRHAADLAAALAERAAAAVLGDGMNPSTTMGPLQNRMQFDKVLDVIASARAQGGRFLTGGDATGQGYFIRPAIVTGLPEQARLVQEEQFGPVLPVLAYEHVDEAVAAANASDFGLGGTIWGSDTDRAMAVASRIQTGTIWVNQHMALPLDVPFGGAKQSGIGLQNGLPGMEDVTQLRILNAILAE, via the coding sequence ATGCCCTATCACCTTCTCATCGACGGCGCTCTGGTCGACAGCGCCGACGTCATCGACGTCATCGACCCGACGACGGCCCAGCCCTTTGCACAGTCGCCGCGCGCCAGTGCCGCTCAGGCCGATGCCGCCATTCTGGCCGCCAAGCGTGCGCAGCCAGCCTGGGAAGCCCTCGGTTACGAAGGCCGCAGGCCCTATCTTGAGCGGTTTGCGGAGGCGATCACCGCCAACCTCGATTCCATTGCAGCCACTCTGACCCGTGAACGCGGCGGCCCGATTGCAGATTGCCGCTTCGAGGTAAGCCGCGCACGCGATGCCATCGCCCACTTCGCCACGCAGTCTCTGGTCGACCGCGTGCTGCTCGAAACGCCCGGACAGCGCATCATCGAACAACGCTACGCGCAAGGGGTGCTGGTCGCTATCATGCCGTGGAACAGGCCGATGACGCTGCTCTCCTTCAAGCTCGGGCCAGCGCTGATTACAGGTAACACGGTGATCGCCAAGCCCGCGCCGACCACGCCGCTTTCCACCCTTCTCCTCGGCCAGCTGGCTGCCGACATTTTCCCCGCCGGCGTCTTCCAGACTCTGGTGGATGCCAATGACCTCGGCCCTCTGCTGACCAGCCATCCCGACGTCGCTCACGTCAGCTTCACCGGCTCGACGCCGACCGGCAAAAAGGTGCTGGTGTCGGCCGCCGACACGCTGAAGCGCTTTACCCTGGAACTCGGCGGCAACGACGCAGCCATCGTGCTGGACGACGCCGACATCGCCAAGGTTGCAGACCGCATCTTTGCCGCAGCTTTCATCAATGCAGGCCAGGTCTGCTTTGCCACCAAGCGCGTCTACGCCCCGCGCCGGCATGCAGCCGATCTCGCAGCGGCCCTTGCCGAACGGGCCGCGGCGGCGGTTCTGGGCGATGGCATGAACCCTTCCACCACCATGGGCCCGCTGCAAAACCGCATGCAGTTCGACAAGGTGCTGGACGTGATCGCGTCCGCCCGCGCGCAGGGCGGCCGATTCCTGACCGGCGGCGACGCCACCGGTCAGGGCTACTTCATCCGCCCGGCAATCGTCACCGGTCTGCCCGAACAGGCGCGGCTGGTTCAGGAGGAACAGTTCGGCCCGGTTCTTCCGGTTCTGGCCTATGAGCATGTCGACGAAGCGGTGGCCGCGGCAAACGCCAGCGACTTCGGGTTGGGCGGCACCATCTGGGGCTCGGACACGGACCGGGCCATGGCCGTGGCCAGCCGCATCCAGACGGGCACCATCTGGGTGAACCAGCACATGGCGCTGCCCCTGGACGTTCCGTTCGGCGGCGCCAAGCAATCGGGCATAGGTCTCCAGAATGGCCTTCCGGGCATGGAAGACGTGACCCAACTGCGCATTCTCAACGCCATTCTGGCGGAATGA
- a CDS encoding carboxymuconolactone decarboxylase family protein — translation MSRIAITSRDQAPAASQPTLDAVQKQLGFTPNFFAVLANSPAVLAAHGAFDGALGKTLDLKTREGIALATAAVNGCEYCTAAHTYTGHTFARLSEADIAAAKRGEAADEKLAAALHFARRVAETRGKVGDDDLAQLRAAGYGDAQIVEIVANVAKNFLTNLINNVAQTNVDFPAITASAAA, via the coding sequence ATGTCCCGCATTGCCATCACCAGCCGTGACCAAGCCCCTGCCGCCTCCCAACCCACGCTCGATGCCGTGCAAAAGCAGCTCGGCTTCACCCCCAACTTCTTTGCCGTGCTGGCCAACAGCCCGGCGGTCCTTGCCGCCCACGGCGCCTTCGACGGTGCGCTCGGCAAGACGCTCGATTTGAAGACCCGCGAAGGGATCGCCCTTGCCACGGCGGCCGTCAACGGGTGCGAATACTGCACCGCCGCCCATACCTATACCGGGCACACCTTCGCACGGCTTTCCGAGGCCGACATTGCGGCAGCGAAGCGCGGAGAGGCAGCGGATGAAAAGCTTGCCGCCGCGCTGCATTTCGCCCGGCGTGTCGCTGAAACGCGGGGCAAGGTTGGCGATGACGACCTGGCGCAACTGCGCGCGGCGGGCTACGGTGATGCCCAGATCGTGGAAATCGTGGCCAACGTCGCCAAGAACTTCCTCACCAATCTCATCAACAACGTGGCGCAGACCAACGTCGATTTTCCGGCGATCACCGCCAGCGCAGCCGCCTGA
- a CDS encoding aldo/keto reductase → MDNTTFRIGGELEVSRLGFGAMRLTGPGIWGQPTDREAALATLRRVPELGINLIDTADSYGPDVSEPLIREALHPYAPGMHIATKAGLRRPGPDAWMPHGDPDYLIAQARRSLTHLGVEQIDLWQLHRIDPSVPRDEQFGAVRAMIDEGIIRHAGLSQVTVAEIEAAQRVFSVATVQNRFNLSDRSSENVLDYCTRHAIGFIPWFPLAAGALTGPGSALAVIAQAHAATPGQIAIAWLLRRSPVTLPIPGTGSVAHLEENARALHIVLSDDEFAKLEAAYR, encoded by the coding sequence ATGGACAACACCACGTTTCGGATCGGCGGTGAACTTGAGGTAAGCCGGCTAGGCTTCGGCGCCATGCGTCTCACCGGACCAGGCATATGGGGGCAGCCCACCGACCGGGAAGCAGCCCTCGCCACGCTCCGCCGGGTGCCCGAACTGGGCATCAACCTGATCGATACGGCGGACAGTTACGGGCCGGATGTTTCCGAACCGCTGATCCGTGAAGCCCTGCATCCTTACGCCCCCGGCATGCACATCGCCACCAAGGCCGGGCTGCGCAGGCCCGGCCCCGATGCGTGGATGCCGCACGGCGATCCCGACTATCTCATCGCCCAGGCGCGCAGGAGCCTGACGCATCTTGGCGTAGAGCAGATCGATCTGTGGCAACTGCACCGGATTGATCCCAGCGTACCGCGTGACGAGCAGTTTGGCGCCGTTCGTGCCATGATCGACGAAGGGATCATCCGCCATGCTGGGCTCAGTCAGGTAACAGTTGCGGAGATCGAGGCGGCGCAACGGGTCTTTTCGGTCGCGACCGTGCAGAACCGCTTCAATCTTTCCGATCGCTCGAGCGAGAATGTGCTGGATTACTGCACGCGCCACGCGATTGGATTCATTCCATGGTTTCCGCTCGCGGCAGGGGCGCTAACCGGGCCGGGCTCCGCCCTTGCCGTTATCGCTCAGGCACATGCGGCGACGCCGGGCCAAATTGCCATCGCCTGGCTGCTGCGTCGCAGTCCCGTCACCTTGCCCATCCCGGGCACCGGGAGCGTGGCGCACCTCGAAGAAAATGCTCGGGCATTGCATATCGTGCTGAGCGATGACGAGTTCGCCAAGCTTGAGGCCGCTTACCGATAG